A stretch of Carnobacteriaceae bacterium zg-C25 DNA encodes these proteins:
- a CDS encoding magnesium transporter CorA family protein, which yields MLHYRTIDTQEEPVEWVNIVSLSNEDKKILNEKHDLSYEFLEYAIDLDEHARVEEDNDNMARLLSFDVPYFDTPANSYTTRPVVFIIKDTTMYTFVDDERDYSQINHLLNRSVQNGVYLSMYHMIFSILYNFSMMYHEKLRVLHKERDNIEKAFRTNADNKEIYRLMNVEKGLVYLLTSLRSNKIALNTLRRRWGYGATAFSDGEAEKIEDVLVELSQAIEVSEINMMLIEKEKSTYSTIIDNNLNATMRSLTIITALLTIPSIVFGFFGVNTRIPFQDDPFGWIYTIIIALVLVVGTAYAFWKMKLVK from the coding sequence GTGTTACATTATAGAACGATTGACACGCAAGAAGAACCGGTAGAATGGGTGAATATTGTTAGTTTGTCTAATGAAGATAAAAAAATATTGAATGAAAAGCATGATCTATCTTATGAGTTTTTGGAATATGCTATCGACTTAGATGAACATGCACGTGTGGAAGAAGATAATGACAATATGGCGCGCCTACTCAGTTTTGACGTTCCATATTTTGACACACCTGCGAATAGTTATACGACACGTCCAGTTGTCTTTATTATTAAAGATACAACGATGTATACATTTGTGGACGATGAACGAGATTATTCACAAATTAATCACCTGTTAAATCGATCTGTTCAAAATGGTGTCTATTTGAGCATGTATCATATGATATTTTCAATATTGTACAACTTTTCAATGATGTATCACGAGAAATTACGCGTATTACATAAAGAACGCGATAATATTGAAAAGGCGTTTCGAACAAATGCAGACAACAAAGAAATTTACCGATTGATGAATGTTGAAAAAGGGTTAGTGTATTTATTAACGTCTTTAAGAAGTAATAAAATTGCATTAAATACATTGCGTCGTCGTTGGGGATATGGTGCTACCGCATTTTCTGATGGTGAAGCTGAAAAAATAGAAGATGTACTTGTCGAATTATCTCAAGCAATTGAAGTGTCAGAAATCAATATGATGTTAATTGAAAAAGAGAAAAGTACGTATTCTACCATTATTGACAATAACTTAAATGCAACGATGCGTTCATTGACCATCATTACGGCTTTATTGACAATTCCATCCATTGTTTTTGGATTTTTCGGAGTGAATACACGTATTCCGTTTCAAGATGATCCATTCGGTTGGAT
- a CDS encoding iron-sulfur cluster biosynthesis protein encodes MKIIVLKDAQAWFERELGVGEGRGVRFYGKVYGCSPIHDNFSLAMEVNTPSRPIVQTVINGIPYYVEDGDEWFFDGYDLEIQYDDKRDEPIYVYNKIND; translated from the coding sequence ATGAAAATTATAGTATTAAAAGATGCGCAAGCATGGTTTGAAAGAGAATTAGGTGTTGGTGAAGGTCGTGGTGTACGATTTTACGGAAAAGTGTACGGGTGTTCACCGATACATGATAACTTTTCGCTAGCCATGGAAGTGAATACGCCAAGTCGTCCAATTGTTCAAACCGTCATTAACGGTATACCGTATTATGTTGAAGATGGCGATGAGTGGTTTTTCGATGGGTATGATTTAGAAATTCAATACGATGATAAACGTGACGAACCGATTTATGTTTATAATAAAATCAATGACTAA